The following proteins come from a genomic window of Amphiura filiformis chromosome 16, Afil_fr2py, whole genome shotgun sequence:
- the LOC140135987 gene encoding LOW QUALITY PROTEIN: ras-related protein Rab-22A-like (The sequence of the model RefSeq protein was modified relative to this genomic sequence to represent the inferred CDS: inserted 2 bases in 1 codon), with protein sequence MAMREIKLCLLGDSGVGKSSIVQRFVCDTYQDSVPPTIGASFMSKTLTVGDKSYKFQIWDTAGQEKYRGLAPMYYRGAAAAIVVYDITSQITFKKVKDWVQELKQHGPENIVVAIAGNKNDLEDLREITNKHGTEYAKEIGAVFCETSAKTSINIKELFVDISQKLPPEAVLPYTSDTINFNKXKTEKKKRGCCN encoded by the exons GATTCTGGTGTAGGTAAATCAAGTATAGTACAGAGGTTTGTTTGTGACACATATCAAGATTCAGTGCCACCAACAATAGG AGCATCTTTTATGTCAAAAACACTTACAGTTGGCGACAAATCATATAAATTCCAAATATGGGACACAGCAGGACAAGAAAAG TATCGAGGTTTAGCACCAATGTATTACAGGGGAGCAGCAGCTGCCATAGTAGTTTATGATATAACAAGTCAG ATCACATTTAAAAAAGTGAAAGACTGGGTCCAAGAACTTAAACAGCACGGGCCAGAGAACATTGTAGTAGCAATAGCAGGTAACAAAAATGATCTGGAAGATCTACGAGAAATAACCAACAAACATGGAACGGAGTACGCCAAGGAAATTGGAGCCGTGTTCTGCGAGACTAGTGCAAAAACATCAATAAATATCAAGGAATTATTTGTAGATATAA GTCAAAAGCTGCCGCCAGAAGCTGTATTACCATACACATCAGATAcaatcaatttcaacaa aaaaacagaaaagaaGAAAAGGGGATGTTGCAATTGA